From the Suncus etruscus isolate mSunEtr1 chromosome 19, mSunEtr1.pri.cur, whole genome shotgun sequence genome, one window contains:
- the ATP5PB gene encoding ATP synthase F(0) complex subunit B1, mitochondrial, producing the protein MLSRVVVSAAAAAAPALKKNAGLLGPGVLQATRIFHTGQPSLAPLPPLPEHGGKVRMGLIPEEFFQFLYPKTGITGPYVLGTGLILYFLSKEIYVITPDTFSAISTIGLLVYLVKKYGASVGEFADKLNEQKIAQLEEVKQASIKQINDAIEMEKAQQALVQKRHYLFDVQRNNIAMALEVTYRERLHRVHKEVKNRLDYHISVQNMMRRKEQEHMINWVEKHVVQSISAQQEKETIAKCISDLKLLAKKAQAQPVM; encoded by the exons ATGCTGTCCCGTGTCGTAGTTTCTGCAGCAGCCGCCGCTG CCCCTGCTCTGAAGAAGAATGCAGGCCTGCTCGGACCCGG GGTATTGCAGGCAACAAGGATCTTTCACACTGGGCAGCCAAGCCTTGCTCCTCTACCACCACTTCCTGAACATGGAGGGAAAGTACGAATGGGACTGATCCCTGAGGAATTTTTCCAGTTCCTTTATCCAAAAACTGGTATAACAG gacCCTACGTGCTTGGAACTGGGCTTATCTTGTATTTCCTATCCAAAGAAATATATGTGATTACTCCAGACACTTTCTCTGCCATATCAACAATAGGGTTACTTGTCTATCTGGTTAAAAAATATGGAGCTTCTGTTGGAGAATTTGCTGATAAACTCAATGAG CAAAAAATTGCCCAGCTGGAAGAAGTGAAACAGGCTTCCATCAAGCAAATCAATGATGCGATTGAAATGGAGAAGGCACAGCAGGCACTGGTTCAAAAGCGACATTACCTTTTCGATGTCCAGAGG AATAACATTGCTATGGCCTTGGAAGTTACTTACCGGGAACGGCTGCATAGAGTACACAAGGAGGTCAAGAATCGCCTGGACTACCATATCTCTGTTCAGAATATGATGCGTCGCAAAGAGCAAGAGCACATGATAAACTGGGTTGAGAAGCACGTGGTGCAGAGCATTTCTGCACAACAG GAAAAGGAGACAATTGCCAAGTGCATTTCTGATCTAAAACTGTTGGCGAAGAAGGCTCAAGCACAGCCAGTCATGTAA